Proteins found in one Penaeus vannamei isolate JL-2024 unplaced genomic scaffold, ASM4276789v1 unanchor3590, whole genome shotgun sequence genomic segment:
- the LOC138861256 gene encoding triosephosphate isomerase-like encodes MVKGNHTRTGATSVIKNNRPILGHPERRTIFKESDQLIAEKVAHAQQTGIKIIACLCETSEDREEGRTDDVLFGQMKSLAASISDWSRVVIAFEALWASNTGVLATAAQVQEALAKLRDWLRANVSDKVANSTRILYAGSVSSSNCRELAQLEDLDGFLVGSAALRPDIVDIINARRPDVSSLIAHFDRPDGRRG; translated from the exons ATCAGTAATTAAAAACAATAGGCCTATCCTGGGTCACCCTGAGCGAAGGACCATCTTCAAGGAGTCAGACCAACTCATCGCCGAGAAGGTCGCGCACGCGCAGCAGACTGGCATCAAG ATAATCGCGTGTCTGTGCGAGACGTCGGAGGACCGCGAGGAGGGTCGCACGGACGACGTCCTGTTCGGCCAGATGAAGTCCCTCGCCGCCAGCATCAGCGACTGGTCGCGTGTGGTGATCGCCTTCGAGGCTCTGTGGGCCAGCAATACCGGCGTCCTGGCCACAGCTGCGCAGGTACAGGAGGCCTTGGCCAAGCTGCGAGACTGGCTGCGCGCCAACGTCAGCGACAAGGTGGCCAACAGCACCAGAATCCTGTACGCAGGTTCCGTTTCGTCGAGCAACTGTCGAGAGCTGGCTCAGCTGGAGGACCTGGACGGCTTCCTGGTGGGGAGCGCGGCCCTCAGACCCGACATCGTCGACATCATCAACGCCCGACGACCCGACGTGTCCAGCCTCATTGCGCACTTCGACCGACCCGACGGCC